A single Papilio machaon chromosome 12, ilPapMach1.1, whole genome shotgun sequence DNA region contains:
- the LOC106713704 gene encoding collagen alpha-1(I) chain translates to MLYTVPILVRIDTNVDLKMAMVISQATKAAIGCFLALMILGAVLVVGAAFGWFDPKREDEDTPAKISARLQGRTSYVTHRAVNPEENRLPVISHSSPYFVGQKGVERDENGSTDGTVNGDPLASGTLTKLGRSTEANLPLSEYCQCTPNDISSILESIPGIKGPPGPPGPTGADGTTGAPGKTGQMGDPGPPGPTGMKGDQGEKGETGSPGIEGQPGPKGDPGADGTPGPEGPAGPPGPPGPVSSALIESSGLYGSSNRGTVGAPGDRGPMGLPGPQGERGYPGNKGEKGLHGSKGDKGERGYVGLRGPHGVKGERGQAGRDGLPGLPGPHGRPAEKGEKGARGPPGPPAPYSPTLLENSIGTGLVRPGLRDVTSLSKGGKGEKGERGEKGEKGVRGIEGPQGFPGNDGKPGERGDIGPSGLPGIQGVAGNTGPKGDKGETGAPGPVAISRDEAVIMTKGDKGETGPRGKRGHPGSPGIRGPPGLPGPPGIPGTNGISGDIGLPGWTGPPGATGQPGPQGPKGEKGDSGFDLEKVKGEKGDRGDDGTPGLPGKEGPRGPPGPPGTPAANIQYISAPGPPGPPGPPGAPGPGYINETPEMLTDTPGTNRRGPFPGKQRDALQILRSLNQLMQNRQQLYGLRDPTDNLQDDMDFDDDEEGKAIVGTILFKSTESLLKLGIACPRGTLAYIIQEQALLVRVNNGWQYVAMGSLLAIQSSSNGTPTRTPLQNILETSSLVHHKNPAGEGPVLRLAALNEPHTGDMHGVSSTNYECRRQAQRAGLEGTFGAFISSRVQTIDSIVSWVDREIPVVNTRGDVLFNSWGEMFDGSGALFAHAPRIFSFSGKNVLVDPNWPTKAVWHGAGPNGEPAMDAYCDAWHSSSADKFGLASSLHSNKLLDQETYSCSTRLIVLCIEATPADTVRRKKRSRLPVGEKLRLLKPVEDRNNSRQIL, encoded by the exons GTAAATCCAGAAGAAAATAGACTGCCAGTTATATCGCACTCATCACCTT ATTTCGTTGGACAAAAAGGTGTTGAAAGAGATGAAAAT GGCTCAACTGATGGAACAGTGAATGGAGATCCGCTGGCATCCGGCACACTGACTAAGCTAGGCAGATCGACAGAAGCTAAC TTACCGCTATCAGAATATTGTCAGTGTACACCTAATGATATATCGAGCATTTTGGAGTCTATACCTGGAATAAAGGGTCCGCCCGGACCTCCAGGTCCGACGGGAGCTGATGGTACTACGGGAGCGCCAGGAAAAACG GGTCAAATGGGGGATCCGGGGCCTCCTGGACCCACTGGTATGAAAGGTGACCAGGGAGAAAAGGGGGAAACCGGCTCACCGGGCATCGAAGGCCAACCGGGACCAAAGGGAGATCCAGGAGCGGATGGAACGCCGGGACCAGAAGGGCCGGCAGGACCACCTGGACCACCGGGACCAGTCTCTTCGGctttaata GAATCATCGGGATTATACGGGTCTAGTAATCGCGGAACAGTTGGTGCTCCGGGAGACAGAGGGCCAATGGGCTTACCTGGTCCTCAAGGTGAGAGAGGCTACCCAGGAAATAAGGGTGAAAAAGGCTTGCATGGATCAAAAGGAGATAAAGGCGAAAGG GGTTATGTTGGGCTTAGAGGACCACACGGCGTCAAAGGCGAGCGAGGTCAGGCGGGCCGCGACGGCTTGCCGGGACTTCCGGGCCCGCACGGCCGCCCCGCGGAGAAGGGCGAGAAAG GTGCTCGAGGACCACCAGGTCCACCTGCTCCTTACAGTCCAACATTACTAGAAAACTCTATTGGAACTGGACTAGTTCGACCGg GGCTGCGTGACGTTACCTCCCTTTCAAAGGGGGGGAAAGGGGAAAAAGGAGAACGAGGAGAAAAG GGTGAAAAAGGTGTAAGAGGTATTGAAGGTCCTCAAGGATTCCCGGGTAATGATGGAAAGCCCGGTGAACGTGGTGATATAGGACCATCTGGTTTACCTGGGATTCAAGGAGTAGCGGGTAATACTGGACCTAAAGGGGATAAAGGTGAAACGGGAGCGCCTGGACCAGTTGCTATTTCAAGGGATGAAGCCGTTATAATGACAAAG GGTGATAAAGGTGAAACTGGTCCAAGAGGAAAACGTGGTCACCCAGGTTCACCTGGAATTCGAGGTCCACCAGGACTTCCTGGTCCTCCTGGAATACCAGGCACTAATGGGATATCAGGAGATATTGGTCTGCCAGGATGGACA GGCCCTCCAGGAGCAACAGGTCAGCCAGGTCCCCAAGGACCTAAGGGTGAAAAGGGTGATTCTGGATTTGATCTTGAAAAG GTTAAAGGAGAAAAGGGTGATCGAGGGGATGATGGAACGCCAGGTCTACCTGGAAAAGAAGGTCCCAGAGGTCCTCCCGGTCCTCCTGGAACGCCAGCGGCAAACATCCAGTACATATCAGCGCCTGGACCTCCGGGACCACCTGGTCCACCTGGTGCGCCGGGACCTGGTTACATCAACGAGACACCAGAAATGTTAACTGATACCCCAGGAACTAACCGCCGTGGACCATTTCCAG gtaaACAACGTGACGCATTGCAAATACTGAGAAGCTTAAATCAACTCATGCAGAATCGTCAGCAACTTTACG gtTTACGAGATCCTACAGATAACTTACAGGACGACATGGACTTcgatgatgatgaagaagGAAAAGCAATTGTCGGTACAATTCTGTTCAAGTCAACTGAATCTTTACTAAAA CTCGGCATAGCCTGTCCTCGAGGTACTTTGGCGTATATCATCCAGGAGCAAGCTCTGCTTGTTCGTGTCAACAACGGCTGGCAATATGTAGCG ATGGGATCACTATTGGCAATACAATCATCTTCTAACGGTACTCCGACTAGAACTCCGCTGCAGAATATTCTGGAAACTTCAAGTCTTGTGCACCATAAAAATCCCGCGGGGGAAGGTCCAGTG TTGCGTTTAGCTGCATTAAATGAACCGCACACGGGCGATATGCACGGCGTCAGCAGTACTAACTACGAGTGCCGGAGACAAGCGCAAAGAGCCGGTCTTGAAGGGACTTTCGGAGCGTTCATATCTTCTAG AGTGCAAACTATTGATTCTATAGTGAGTTGGGTGGACCGAGAAATACCTGTAGTGAATACACGAGGCGACGTTTTGTTCAACTCATGGGGTGAAATGTTTGATGGATCGGGTGCACTTTTTGCACACGCTCCGAGAATTTTCAGCTTCAGTGGAAAAAATGTTCTAGTTGATCCGAACTg GCCAACAAAAGCGGTATGGCATGGTGCTGGACCTAATGGGGAACCCGCAATGGACGCGTATTGTGATGCATGGCATAGCAGTAGCGCTGATAAATTTGGATTGGCTTCATCACTACATTCGAACAAACTTTTAGACCAAGaaac atattcGTGTAGTACGCGGTTGATTGTACTTTGTATCGAAGCGACTCCTGCAGATACAGTCAGAAGAAAAAAACGGTCCAG GTTACCAGTGGGTGAAAAGTTGCGATTACTCAAGCCGGTAGAAGACAGAAATAACAGCAGAcaaattttatag